A single window of Neurospora crassa OR74A linkage group VII, whole genome shotgun sequence DNA harbors:
- a CDS encoding long-chain-fatty-acid-CoA ligase codes for MSSPALVPTTIEEGAVLPQTQRPSLLHGPTDPPLVDLTLGELLNLQCLHHGTQEALVIPWTGARWTYNELNHQSQLMARALLGLGIRVGDRVGIMAGNCEQYASLFFAATRIGAILVILNNTYTPTEAQYALEFSDCKVLFTTKKIGRLDQGPLLAELKMKSKAPKVVIIRGDSEGYQTYDQLLSQGFKVSVERLHHMERKVLPHLVCNLQFTSGTTGLPKAAMLTHHNIVNNARFIGDRMKLGPDDVLCCPPPLFHCFGLVLGLMSVMTHGGKIVYPAEVFDAPATLKAIVNERCTAVHGVPAMFDSILALPEAKNLKAADLRLRTGIIAGAPVPRYLMELLVSKLGMTEFTSSYGLTEASPTCFNAHTDDPIDVRLTTVGTLMPHAHAKIVDRDGQIVPIGTKGELCIGGYQLQAGYWNNSEKTNEVMMRDESGMLWLHTGDEAVFNEQGYCSITGRFKDIIIRGGENIYPLEIEERLVAHPAVSMAVVVGLKDQHYGEVVGAFLGLEKGHQPMSTEEVREWCRRKLGKHKAPTHVFYLGLDGVPSTVPLTGSGKVRKFEMAQLGNKLLEERRKTSKL; via the exons ATGTCTTCACCGGCGTTGGTACCAACAACCATCGAAGAGGGGGCCGTTCTCCCTCAGACGCAAAGACCATCTCTCCTTCACGGCCCAACAGATCCTCCTCTGGTCGACCTCACACTGGGAGAGCTGCTCAACCTCCAATGTCTGCACCACGGCACGCAAGAAGCTCTCGTCATTCCATGGACTGGCGCAAGATGGACATACAACGAGCTCAACCACCAAAGTCAGCTCATGGCACGCGCTTTGTTGGGACTGGGAATTCGCGTAGGCGATAGGGTGGGCATCATGGCTGGAAACTGCGAGCAGTAtgcttctcttttctttgctGCCACGAGGATAGGCGCCATCCTCGTCATTCTCAACAACACGTATACCCCTACCGAAGCTCAGTATGCTTTGGAGTTCTCAG ACTGCAAGGTTCTCTTCACTACCAAGAAGATCGGTCGCCTCGATCAAGGGCCCCTGCTCGCCGAGCTCAAGATGAAGTCCAAGGCTCCCAAAGTAGTAATTATCAGGGGAGATAGCGAGGGTTACCAGACGTATGATCAGTTACTTTCTCAAGGGTTCAAGGTCAGCGTAGAACGTCTGCATCACATGGAGAGGAAGGTCCTCCCTCACTTGGTCTGCAATCTCCAGTTCACCAGTGGCACGACTGGCCTGCCCAAGGCCGCCATGCTCACGCATCA CAACATTGTTAACAACGCGCGCTTCATCGGTGACCGTATGAAGCTGGGCCCCGACGACGTTCTGTGCTgcccccctcctcttttccACTGCTTCGGTCTTGTCCTTGGCCTCATGTCCGTCATGACCCACGGCGGCAAGATTGTCTACCCAGCCGAGGTTTTTGACGCCCCCGCTACCCTCAAAGCCATCGTCAACGAACGCTGCACCGCCGTCCATGGTGTCCCCGCTATGTTTGACAGCATCCTCGCCCTCCCCGAAGCCAAGAATCTCAAGGCTGCCGATTTGCGGCTAAGGACAGGCATCATCGCCGGTGCCCCCGTGCCACGCTACCTGATGGAATTGCTCGTTTCGAAGCTCGGCATGACCGAGTTCACGTCAAGTTACGGACTGACTGAAGCGTCCCCGACCTGCTTCAACGCGCACACCGATGACCCGATCGACGTAAGGTTGACTACCGTCGGCACTCTGATGCCCCATGCCCACGCCAAGATTGTGGACAGAGATGGCCAGATTGTACCTATCGGCACCAAAGGAGAGCTTTGCATTGGTGGCTACCAGCTGCAAGCGGGATATTGGAACAACTCGGAGAAGACGAacgaggtgatgatgagggatGAGTCCGGCATGTTGTGGTTGCACACCGGCGATGAGGCCGTCTTCAATGAGCAGGGATACTGCTCTATTACTGGACGCTTTAAGGATATCATCATCAGAG GTGGCGAAAACATCTACCCCCTCGAGATCGAGGAGCGTCTCGTAGCTCACCCGGCCGTCTCCATGGCCGTTGTTGTGGGCCTTAAGGACCAGCACTACGGCGAAGTCGTCGGTGCCTTCCTCGGACTCGAGAAGGGCCATCAGCCAATGAGCACAGAGGAGGTGCGCGAGTGGTGCAGGCGGAAGCTGGGTAAGCACAAGGCTCCCACGCACGTCTTCTATCTCGGCTTGGATGGCGTGCCTAGCACGGTTCCACTCACGGGAAGCGGAAAGGTGCGCAAGTTCGAGATGGCGCAGCTGGGTAATAAACTACTGGAGGAGAGACGCAAGACCTCCAAGCTCtga
- a CDS encoding aerobactin siderophore biosynthesis protein iucB, translating into MASPTTRRLAEYVANSEPILKLPHPYQTSYLVVKGEPGVANSYQLKQQDSKAALPRPLHNDSLFFTEPQDLKSSDKPHISINTPWGRARRSPSVAVSWKEPSAPTVGQLWLIAYVIFTLRPSEEAFRLSTYGFGADKLARQLKAVGLAIEHPAPATSEQQKLHGSDAGKELLILRGAFWQGAGSPFGARPAWAPETLADSEDGSLESVYPLQATEYVMTNEPNSALCWHPRRRAKPAPGSVIYSRYIPHLKENFSMVALDYTNPAHLELFHTWQNDPRVSQGWNEEGTLEQHREYLRKAHEDPHQITVLAAFDDVFFAYFEIYWAKEDRLGAYYTPGDYDRGRHSLVGDVRYRGPHRVSAWWSSLMHYLYLDDPRTMNVVGEPKYTNTSVLMYDMMHGFGLDKFVDLPHKRSAFVTCSRERFFQLCPLDENQKFLGGTHLGLVPKL; encoded by the exons ATGGCGTCACCAACAACCCGCCGGCTCGCCGAATATGTCGCCAATTCTGAGCCCATCCTCAAGCTCCCTCACCCCTACCAGACTTCCTACCTCGTCGTGAAGGGCGAACCCGGCGTCGCCAACTCGTACCAGCTCAAGCAACAAGACAGCAAGGCGGCGTTACCCCGTCCCCTTCATAACgactccctcttcttcactgAGCCCCAAGACCTCAAGTCCTCGGACAAGCCTCACATCTCCATCAACACGCCCTGGGGCCGCGCCCGCCGCTCGCCGTCCGTGGCCGTCTCGTGGAAGGAACCTAGTGCTCCCACCGTCGGCCAGCTCTGGCTGATCGCCTACGTCATCTTCACCCTCCGGCCCTCCGAGGAGGCCTTTCGGCTATCCACCTACGGCTTCGGTGCCGACAAGCTCGCCCGCCAGCTCAAGGCCGTCGGTCTGGCCATTGAGCACCCAGCCCCCGCCACCTCCGAGCAACAAAAGCTCCACGGTTCCGATGCAGGGAAGGAGCTCCTGATCCTGCGCGGCGCCTTCTGGCAGGGCGCCGGCTCTCCCTTCGGCGCGCGCCCAGCGTGGGCTCCCGAAACCCTTGCCGACAGCGAGGACGGCAGCCTCGAGTCCGTCTACCCCCTGCAGGCGACCGAGTACGTCATGACCAACGAGCCCAACAGCGCGCTGTGCTGGCACCCTCGCAGGCGGGCCAAGCCCGCTCCGGGATCCGTCATCTATAGCCGCTACATCCCGCACCTGAAGGAGAACTTTTCCATGGTGGCGCTGGACTACACCAACCCGGCGCACCTGGAGCTGTTCCACACGTGGCAGAACGACCCGCGCGTGTCGCAGGGTTGGAACGAGGAGGGCACACTGGAACAGCACCGCGAGTACCTGCGCAAGGCGCACGAGGACCCGCATCAGATCACCGTCTTGGCGGCTTTTGATGATGTCTTTTTTGCTTACTTTGAGATTTACTGGGCCAAG GAGGACCGCCTGGGAGCCTACTACACCCCCGGTGACTACGACCGTGGGCGCCACTCGCTCGTCGGCGACGTCCGCTACCGCGGCCCCCACCGCGTTTCAGCTTGGTGGTCGTCCCTCATGCACTATCTCTACCTGGACGACCCGCGCACCATGAACGTCGTGGGCGAGCCCAAGTACACCAACACCTCTGTTCTCATGTACGACATGATGCACGGCTTTGGCCTTGACAAGTTTGTCGATTTGCCTCACAAGCGCTCTGCCTTTGTCACATGCTCGCGCGAGCGCTTCTTCCAGCTGTGCCCGCTTGACGAGAACCAAAAGTTCCTCGGCGGTACCCATCTAGGCCTCGTCCCTAAGCTTTGA
- a CDS encoding oxidoreductase, whose translation MGSIAVDDATLSRPPFKVLVVGGSYGGLSAALNLQDICSGRAARCGPDAKKAALDGTSAAHDGPQFAVDITVVDERDGFYHLIGTPLAFADESYAEKCWVKYEDVPALQQSPNNIRILRGSVQSIDQERKIAKVLGSENGPGPIELKYDYLIAAAGLRRVFPVVPQSLLRKQFLFEAGDHIQAATANRHGVAVVGGGAVGIEMAAELKLVCPDLKVTLIHSRDKLLSAEPLPEEVKDRSLELVHEAGVEVLMSHRVDRTEEFVDNGHKAYKVYFTNGHTLIADSVIMAISRSVPSTTFLPRDVLNEEGYVKIQPSLHFPSESPNSDDHLAIGDLVKWSGIKRCGGAMHMGYLAANNIHMRMKQAVSGTEPTYLELDEIPPMIGLAVGKKAVAYWPTNGVSSGEDVNKLFFGDDLGFDICWNHLRLGGYDVVKA comes from the exons ATGGGATCTATTGCCGTTGACGACGCCACCTTGTCGAGGCCTCCCTTCAaggttcttgttgttggtggttcTTACGGCGGTCTCTCCGCTGCCCTCAACTTGCAAGACATCTGCAGCGGCCGTGCTGCCCGTTGCGGCCCTGAtgccaagaaggctgccCTTGACGGCACTTCTGCTGCTCATGATGGTCCTCAGTTTGCGGTTGACATCACTGTTGTAGACGAAAGAGATGGCTTCT ACCATCTCATTGGCACCCCATTGGCCTTTGCCGATGAGTCCTACGCCGAAAAGTGCTGGGTCAAATACGAGGACGTTCCCGCCCTGCAACAATCTCCCAACAATATCCGCATACTCCGGGGCTCTGTCCAGTCCATCGACCAGGAGCGCAAGATTGCCAAGGTTCTCGGCAGTGAGAACGGTCCCGGGCCCATCGAACTCAAGTACGACTACCTcattgccgccgccggcttGAGGAGAGTCTTTCCTGTTGTGCCCCAATCCCTGCTCAGGAAGCAGTTTCTCTTTGAGGCTGGCGACCATATCCAGGCCGCGACTGCCAACAGACATGGTGTCGCTGTTGTAGGCGGAG GTGCTGTCGGTATCGAGATGGCTGCCGAGCTCAAGCTCGTTTGTCCCGATCTGAAGGTTACACTTATTCACTCGCGTGACAAGCTTCTCTCGGCCGAGCCTCTTCctgaggaggtcaaggatcGCAGTTTGGAGCTCGTCCATGAGGCCGGTGTTGAGGTGCTCATGTCCCACCGCGTCGACAGGACCGAGGAATTTGTCGATAACGGGCACAAGGCATACAAGGTCTACTTCACCAACGGCCATACCCTTATTGCCGACTCCGTCATCATGGCCATTTCCAGGAGCGTGCCATCGACCACCTTCCTCCCTAGGGATGTCCTCAACGAGGAAGGTTATGTTAAGATCCAGCCCAG CCTCCACTTCCCTTCCGAAAGCCCCAATTCGGATGATCACCTCGCCATCGGTGACCTTGTCAAGTGGTCTGGTATCAAGCGGTGCGGTGGTGCCATGCACATGGGCTACCTGGCCGCCAACAATATTCACATGCGCATGAAGCAGGCTGTTTCTGGCACAGAGCCTACATACCTTGAGCTTGACGAAATTCCTCCCATGATTGGCCTCGCCGTTGGCAAGAAGGCGGTTGCCTACTGGCCCACAAACGGCGTGTCATCGGGCGAGGATGTCAATAAGCTCTTCTTCGGTGATGACTTGGGTTTTGATA TTTGCTGGAACCATCTGCGCCTAGGCGGTTACGATGTTGTTAAGGCTTAA
- the trax gene encoding TRAX, which produces MEGKMDDAPAPKRAKIGSENTSKPIDNSTGNTMSGFKRDRHGNEKRFNNGPRPAPKPKVAVVRNAYTPMFEQLRDELDAHHDRRDRLGKVSRDITGLSKKIIFALQRVRTINPDLPPQIQAEVDSRLAEISKLLATMAPDVQGINRYRYSRSLMCLEELAEALTFAHYLKTQTLLKPDELSAFVEELTRKGAVSEDRDKDKDEPMPDAGNTPVPTSGEQETTDNDNKLAEKEEQRQSKLEPLTMSTTEDDYFYGVFDLSGEMMRFATTSTALTGKMAGAEDERTIVEDMHELGSFFEMLPMKAGDRKQWEKKLDVMRQSVRKVERLGYDRMIRGSERPQGWVPDLTADQPGDDEE; this is translated from the exons ATGGAAGGCAAGATGGACGACGCACCAGCACCAAAGCGCGCCAAGATCGGCTCCGAAAACACTTCTAAGCCAATTGACAACTCAACCGGAAACACAATGTCTGGTTTTAAACGCGACAGACACGGAAACGAAAAGAGGTTCAACAATGGGCCTCGACCGGCACCCAAGCCGAAGGTGGCCGTCGTAAGAAATGCGTACACGCCCATGTTCGAACAACTACGCGATGAGCTCGACGCCCACCATGATCGTCGTGACCGTCTCGGGAAGGTGTCGAGGGACATTACCGGACTCAGCAAGAAAAT AATATTTGCTCTTCAACG AGTCCGCACCATCAACCCCGATCTTCCTCCCCAGATTCAAGCCGAGGTGGACTCCCGCCTCGCCGAAATCTCCAAGCTCCTGGCCACCATGGCCCCAGACGTCCAGGGCATCAACCGTTACCGCTACTCTCGCTCCCTGATGTGTCTCGAGGAGCTTGCCGAAGCACTCACTTTTGCCCATTACCTCAAGACCCAAACTCTTCTCAAGCCTGATGAGCTTTCGGCCTTTGTGGAGGAGCTCACTCGGAAGGGCGCTGTGTCGGAGGACAGAGATAAGGACAAGGACGAACCGATGCCAGACGCTGGCAACACTCCAGTACCTACCTCCGGCGAGCAGGAAACAActgacaacgacaacaagctagcagagaaagaagaacagCGGCAATCAAAGCTAGAGCCACTGACCATGTCAACAACAGAAGACGACTACTTTTATGGTGTTTTCGACCTCTCTGGCGAAATGATGCGCTTCGCGACCACCAGCACAGCTTTGACCGGGAAGATGGCCGGTGCCGAAGACGAGCGAACCATTGTCGAAGATATGCACGAGCTTGGTAGCTTCTTCGAGATGCTGCCGATGAAGGCCGGTGATCGGAAACAGTGGGAGAAGAAGCTGGATGTTATGCGGCAGTCGGTGAGGAAGGTCGAGAGGCTCGGGTACGACCGGATGATTCGGGGCAGTGAGCGACCGCAGGGCTGGGTCCCGGATCTCACGGCGGATCAGCCgggcgacgacgaggagtaA
- a CDS encoding amidohydrolase 2 → MTPPLITLEEHFFSSAVPECLKPKYSEQLKHVDGVYDKAVDLGALRLRDMDAGGVALQVISHVPGLSDHPVACHAANDQLAGIINAKDQRKARFAGFAVAPMGHPVQAAAELRRAITELGFVGALVDNHHNGKFFDGPEYEGFWAAAEELDVPIYLHPTWASEDMAPHYQGNFTQGAAMSMASSGLGWHTETALHVLRLFASGLFDRHPKLKIIIGHMGETIPFMLERIQVLSRRWGDFQRDFKTVYDENIWITTSGVWSLNPLRCILANTKLDHILYSVDYPFQQNEIGLEWIHDLEKSGLVSKKELEAIAHGNAEKLLRVQVPKL, encoded by the coding sequence ATGACGCCTCCTCTTATCACCCTCGAGGAgcacttcttctcctcggcggTTCCTGAATGCCTCAAGCCAAAGTACTCGGAACAGCTGAAGCATGTCGATGGCGTATATGACAAGGCCGTCGATCTCGGCGCTCTACGCCTCCGTGACATGGACGCTGGTGGTGTCGCACTTCAGGTCATCAGCCACGTACCAGGTCTTTCTGACCATCCGGTCGCCTGCCATGCAGCAAACGACCAACTTGCCGGTATTATCAATGCCAAAGATCAACGCAAAGCCCGCTTTGCCGGGTTCGCCGTGGCACCCATGGGCCATCCAGTCCAGGCAGCCGCAGAGCTTCGCCGAGCCATCACCGAGTTGGGTTTCGTGGGTGCCCTGGttgacaaccaccacaatgGCAAGTTCTTCGATGGGCCTGAATACGAAGGGTTCTGGGCAGCTGCCGAGGAACTCGATGTACCGATATACCTTCACCCAACGTGGGCCAGCGAAGACATGGCCCCACATTATCAAGGTAACTTCACCCAAGGGGCGGCCATGAGTATGGCTTCGAGCGGGTTGGGATGGCATACCGAGACAGCACTGCATGTTCTTCGCCTGTTCGCCTCGGGCTTGTTCGACAGGCACCCGAAGCTCAAGATAATCATCGGCCACATGGGGGAGACGATACCCTTCATGTTGGAACGGATCCAGGTCTTGAGTCGCAGATGGGGGGATTTCCAGCGAGACTTCAAAACCGTCTATGACGAGAACATATGGATCACCACAAGCGGCGTTTGGAGTCTCAACCCATTGAGGTGCATTTTGGCGAACACGAAGCTGGATCACATCCTGTATAGTGTCGACTATCCCTTTCAGCAAAACGAGATTGGCCTTGAATGGATCCACGATTTGGAAAAGAGCGGGTTGGTCAGTAAGAAGGAACTTGAGGCGATTGCGCACGGGAACGCAGAGAAGCTCTTGAGAGTACAGGTGCCCAAGCTTTGA
- a CDS encoding GPI mannosyltransferase 1 translates to MATTSPAAPRPKSKSSSLLSTLFSRPLPLYVSAFLLRIVLLLYGLWQDANSPLKYTDIDYLVFTDAARFVSRGESPYARETYRYTPILAWLLLPTTWTAGAQWGPWAAKVINVAWFSFGKVLFAAADLVAGWLIEQVLVMGKDFPSSAAKGKEKDTEKTKEGGKKGPSVTASTGMDPSRARAFAAIWLLNPMVATISTRGSSEGLLGVLVMALLWAVLSRRITLAGLLLGFSVHFKIYPFIYAPAIVWWMDQERLSGVRAGGGGGGGGQKKTSSSFRKTLTRFLTLPRLLLAFTSLATFLSLNFLMYRLYGHPFLQETYLHHVTRIDHRHNFSPYNTQLYLSSASVSPSHSAAEPKFKIESLAFLPQLVLSTILIPLTLAKKDLPTSLLAQTFAFVTFNKVCTSQYFLWYLVLLPLYLPRSSFWTSKRMGLVALGLWVLGQALWLQQAYELEFLGRSTFLPGLWMASLGFFVVNCWILGVIVGDGGR, encoded by the coding sequence ATGGCGACGACATCACCAGCGGCCCCCCGGCCCAAGTCCAAGTCCTCTTCTCTCCTAAGCACCCTTTTCTCCCGACCACTGCCCCTTTATGTCTCTGCCTTTCTCCTCcgcatcgtcctcctcctgtaCGGCCTCTGGCAAGATGCCAACTCGCCGCTCAAGTACACCGATATCGACTACCTCGTCTTCACCGACGCGGCCCGCTTCGTGTCTCGCGGTGAGTCTCCCTACGCCCGCGAGACATACCGGTACACGCCTATTCTGGCTTGGTTGTTACTGCCCACCACATGGACGGCAGGCGCGCAATGGGGCCCCTGGGCGGCCAAGGTGATCAATGTGGCGTGGTTCAGCTTTGGAAAGGTTCTGTTTGCGGCGGCAGATTTGGTGGCGGGGTGGTTGATTGAACAGGTGTTGGTTATGGGGAAGGatttcccttcttctgctgctaaaggaaaggagaaggacacCGAGAAGACtaaagagggaggaaagaagggcCCCAGCGTGACAGCCTCCACGGGAATGGACCCCTCGCGCGCCCGCGCCTTCGCGGCCATCTGGCTCCTTAACCCCATGGTAGCCACCATCAGCACGCGCGGCTCGTCCGAGGGCCTTTTGGGAGTTCTCGTCATGGCTCTTCTCTGGGCCGTCCTCTCGCGGCGCATCACTCTTGCCGGCCTGCTTCTGGGATTCAGCGTGCACTTCAAGATCTATCCGTTCATCTACGCGCCCGCCATCGTGTGGTGGATGGACCAGGAACGGCTTTCCGGAGTtagagcaggaggaggaggaggaggaggaggccagaAGAAGACGTCGTCGTCATTCAGAAAAACATTAACACGCTTCCTCACCCtcccccgcctcctcctagcattcacctccctcgccaccttcctctctctcaaCTTCCTCATGTACCGCCTATACGGCCACCCCTTCCTGCAGGAAACCTATCTTCATCACGTCACTCGGATTGATCACCGGCACAACTTTAGTCCTTACAACACCCAACTTTACTTGTCTTCCGCGTCGGTATCACCGTCTCATTCAGCAGCAGAACCAAAATTCAAAATCGAATCTCTAGCCTTCCTGCCTCAACTGGTCCTCtccaccatcctcatcccccTCACCCTCGCCAAGAAGGATCTACCCACCTCTCTGCTCGCGCAAACCTTTGCTTTCGTGACCTTCAACAAGGTCTGCACCAGTCAGTATTTCCTCTGGTACCTGGTTCTTTTGCCGTTGTACCTCCCGCGGTCTTCGTTCTGGACGAGTAAGAGGATGGGCTTGGTAGCGCTGGGTCTGTGGGTGCTCGGCCAGGCACTGTGGTTGCAGCAGGCATACGAGTTGGAGTTTTTGGGGCGGAGCACGTTCTTGCCTGGGCTGTGGATGGCGAGTTTGGGATTCTTTGTGGTGAACTGCTGGATTTTGGGGGTGATTGTTGGTGACGGTGGGAGGTGA
- a CDS encoding extracellular alkaline protease, producing the protein MVRFSVAAAFLLSALGVTAAPSGGRHNHQNTQNTGATAGNAAGVPVANSDISNIIPGRYIVVYNNTFGEEAINAHQIKVTSLVAKRNLGKRDAKTGRIMSPSVKAFKMGTWRAMALDADDDMINDINSAQEVEYIEADQYVKLNALTSQNSTTTGLARLSHAGPSKKAAPYIFDSSAGEGITAFVVDTGIRVTHSEYEGRATFAANFVNNVDTDENGHGSHVAGTIAGATFGVAKKAKLVAVKVLDGSGSGSNSGVLQGMQFVADTATSQKLGGKAVLNMSLGGGKSRAINSAINQIAAAGVVPVVAAGNENQDTANTSPGSAPAAITVGAIDQRTDARASFSNFGAGVDIFAPGVNVLSVGIKSDTDTDTLSGTSMASPHVAGLAAYLMALEGLTDVTAVGNRIKELAQKTGAKVTNNVRGTTSLIANNGNL; encoded by the coding sequence ATGGTTCGGTTTTCCGTCGCAGctgccttcctcctctctgcCCTAGGCGTCACTGCCGCTCCTTCGGGAGGAAGACACAACCATCAAAACACCCAGAACACTGGTGCCACCGCTGGTAACGCCGCCGGTGTTCCCGTCGCCAACTCCGACATCAGCAACATCATTCCCGGCCGCTACATTGTCGTCTACAACAACACCTTTGGTGAAGAGGCCATCAATGCCCATCAGATCAAGGTCACCTCGCTGGTGGCCAAGCGCAACCTGGGCAAACGCGACGCCAAGACGGGCAGAATCATGTCCCCCAGTGTCAAGGCCTTCAAGATGGGCACATGGCGCGCCATGGCTCTCGACGCCGATGATGACATGATCAATGACATCAACTCCGCCCAGGAGGTCGAGTACATCGAGGCGGATCAGTACGTCAAGCTCAACGCCCTCACCTCGCAGAACtcgaccaccaccggccTGGCCCGCCTCAGCCACGCCGGCCCGAGCAAGAAGGCGGCCCCCTACATCTTCGACAGCTCCGCCGGCGAGGGCATCACCGCCTTCGTCGTCGATACCGGTATCCGCGTCACTCACTCCGAGTACGAAGGCCGCGCCACCTTTGCCGCCAACTTCGTCAACAACGTCGACACAGACGAAAATGGCCACGGCTCCCACGTCGCGGGTACGATCGCCGGTGCCACCTTTGGCGTCGCCAAGAAGGCTAAGCTGGTCGCCGTCAAGGTCCTCgacggctccggctccggctccaaCTCGGGCGTGCTGCAGGGCATGCAGTTCGTCGCCGACACGGCCACTTCGCAGAAGCTCGGCGGCAAAGCCGTCTTGAACATGTCGCTCGGTGGCGGCAAGTCGCGCGCCATCAACAGCGCCATCAACCAGATTGCTGCCGCTGGCGTCGTCCCCGTCGTCGCTGCGGGTAACGAGAACCAGGACACTGCCAACACCTCACCCGGTTCCGCGCCCGCCGCCATCACCGTTGGCGCCATTGACCAGCGCACCGACGCCCgcgcctccttctccaactttGGTGCTGGCGTTGACATCTTTGCTCCCGGCGTCAACGTCCTGTCTGTTGGCATCAAGAGCGATACTGACACGGACACGCTCAGCGGCACCTCCATGGCTAGCCCCCACGTTGCTGGCCTCGCTGCCTACCTGATGGCCCTTGAGGGCCTCACTGATGTCACGGCTGTTGGCAACAGGATCAAGGAGTTGGCGCAGAAGACGGGCGCCAAGGTGACGAACAATGTTAGGGGAACAACGTCGTTGATTGCTAACAATGGCAACCTCTAA
- a CDS encoding squalene synthetase, variant, which produces MGAFTKAAYFLLHPNQLRSIVQWKVWHEPVHRRDPSKETETEKACFRHLELTSRSFSAVIQELNPELLMPICLFYLVLRGLDTIEDDMTIDLAKKEPLLREFADLMEIDGWTFTENGPNEKDRELLVHFDDVIAELKKVKKPYYDIIREITVKMGNGMADYALNAEHNTNGVNTIEEYELYCHYVAGLVGEGLTRLFVESNLANPALLERMELTESMGQFLQKTNIIRDIHEDYVDKRRFWPKTIWSKYVNTWDDMFKPENREKALQCSSEMVLNALKHTEDCLFYMAGMRDQSVFNFVAIPQAMAIATLELVFRNPAIFERNVKITKGDACQLMMESTQNLRVVCEVFRRYARRIHKKNDPRDPNYLAISVQCGKIEQFIESIFPTQDPKKIALAQAQNSNQTAANTTDNGDTTFLVLSMIGVLFVMGGLMIGAAWLMGARFDMAYEDITARVGTLVNGAAAVSSATVSSIPTTVMHQEL; this is translated from the exons ATGGGCGCGTTTACGAAGGCCGCATATtttctcctccatcccaACCAGTTGAGGTCCATCGTACAATG GAAGGTATGGCATGAGCCCGTCCACAGGCGCGACCCTTCCAAGGAGACCGAGACGGAGAAGGCATGCTTCCGCCATCTCGAACTGACCTCGCGGTCATTCTCCGCCGTCATCCAGGAGCTCAACCCCGAGCTCCTGATGCCCATCTGCCTCTTCTACTTGGTACTTCGTGGCCTTGATACGATCGAGGATGACATGACTATCGATCTTGCCAAGAAGGAGCCCTTACTGCGCGAGTTCGCCGATTTGATGGAGATTGATGGCTGGACCTTTACCGAGAATGGCCCTAACGAGAAGGATCGTGAACTCCTGGTTCACTTTGACGATGTCATTGCAGAGTtgaagaaggtcaagaagccTTACTACGACATCATTCGCGAAATTACGGTCAAGATGGGTAACGGTATGGCCGACTATGCCTTGAACGCCGAGCACAACACCAACGGTGTTAACACCATTGAGGAATACGAGCTCTACTGCCATTACGTGGCCGGTCTCGTGGGCGAGGGTCTCACCCGCCTGTTCGTCGAGAGTAATCTCGCCAACCCAGCGCTCCTCGAGCGTATGGAGCTGACGGAGAGCATGGGTCAGTTCCTTCAAAAGACCAACATTATCCGTGACATTCACGAGGATTACGTCGACAAGCGACGATTCTGGCCCAAGACAATTTGGAGCAAGTATGTCAACACATGGGACGACATGTTCAAACCGGAGAACCGGGAAAAGGCGCTCCAGTGCAGTTCCGAGATGGTCCTCAATGCGCTCAAGCACACCGAAGATTGTTTGTTCTACATGGCCGGTATGCGCGACCAGAGTGTGTTCAACTTCGTCGCTATCCCCCAGGCTATGGCTATCGCAACATTAGAACTCGTCTTCCGCAACCCAGCCATTTTTGAGAGAAACGTCAAGATTACCAAGGGTGACGCCTGCCAGCTCATGATGGAGTCGACACAGAATCTTCGCGTAGTGTGCGAGGTGTTCCGCAGATACGCGAGGAGGATACACAAGAAGAACGATCCAAGAGATCCCAATTACCTGGCAATCAGCGTCCAATGCGGAAAG ATCGAGCAATTCATCGAGTCCATTTTCCCCACCCAAGACCCCAAGAAAATCGCACTCGCTCAGGCCCAAAATTCCAACCAAACAGCGGCAAACACCACGGACAATGGTGACACCACCTTCCTGGTCTTGTCCATGATTGGTGTCCTGTTCGTTATGGGCGGTCTTATG ATTGGAGCCGCGTGGCTCATGGGTGCTCGATTCGACATGGCCTACGAAGACATCACAGCGAGAGTCGGCACGTTGGTTAATGGTGCCGCTGCTGTCTCGAGTGCCACAGTATCCAGCATTCCCACAACGGTGATGCATCAGGAGTTGTAA